The Paenibacillus macerans genome includes a window with the following:
- a CDS encoding ribonuclease H-like YkuK family protein produces the protein MKSKRRQYPLIHETTYRNTTEQNLEFSDVMERISRFIASDPRGVYDLVITTDAQTHPGHTKFVSYIVVYRAGRGAWLCSRQVILPREIYSVREKLSLETSYSQEIAAQFGLAERISLENLILPYLDQGADIRFMVDIDGGREAKNRTAAYLAEMVGRIEAMGLIARVKPESVMVSIADRETKKPYPLREASNS, from the coding sequence ATGAAAAGTAAAAGACGACAGTACCCATTGATTCATGAGACGACATATCGGAATACGACGGAACAGAACCTGGAATTTAGCGATGTGATGGAGCGGATATCCCGGTTCATCGCAAGCGATCCGCGGGGCGTATACGACCTCGTTATTACGACCGACGCACAGACCCACCCGGGACATACCAAGTTCGTCAGCTACATTGTAGTGTACCGTGCAGGAAGAGGGGCATGGCTGTGCAGCCGCCAAGTGATTCTCCCCAGGGAAATTTATTCGGTTCGCGAAAAATTGTCTTTGGAAACGTCATACAGCCAAGAAATTGCCGCGCAATTCGGGTTGGCCGAGCGGATCAGCCTCGAAAACCTGATTCTTCCTTATCTCGATCAAGGGGCGGACATCCGTTTTATGGTCGATATTGACGGCGGCCGCGAGGCCAAGAACCGGACGGCGGCCTATCTTGCGGAAATGGTTGGTCGAATTGAGGCGATGGGTTTAATTGCTAGGGTTAAACCTGAATCGGTGATGGTCAGCATAGCCGACCGCGAAACTAAGAAACCATACCCGTTAAGGGAGGCATCAAATTCGTGA
- a CDS encoding type III PLP-dependent enzyme has product MNANVWEAIERLRAQSREPVCAYLYDLAGIQAHVREMRRVMPDGTGLFYAIKANPDRRIIESLLPLVDGFEVASAGELLKVREVCENVRVLFGGPGKKEAELELALRHNVTYIHVESLLELRRIIRLAQGRSRPVRILLRINLRTAALPQTKIAMGGRPAPFGLDELLIEEAIGIIREEGRGAVRLCGFHFHSLSNNLRAELHAEMIELYLLKAEEWAERYNLDLEIVNAGGGFGVSYDAAPAFDWPLFTSLIARSAARKRLAGVRLWFEPGRLIVAEHGYYAAEVVDIKISHDQHFAVLRGGTHHNRLPASWGHNHPFVIMPTGRWEHPFARPEVRHGKVTLVGELCTPKDRLHADAEVECLRVGDIVVFEKSGAYCWTISHHDFLGHPHPEFYYLTEGNGHAHIDNRVRPESG; this is encoded by the coding sequence ATGAACGCAAACGTATGGGAAGCGATAGAGCGATTGCGGGCGCAGAGCCGGGAGCCGGTGTGCGCCTACTTGTATGACCTGGCGGGGATTCAGGCGCATGTCCGGGAGATGCGGCGGGTGATGCCGGATGGGACAGGGCTGTTCTACGCCATCAAAGCCAACCCCGACCGGCGCATTATCGAGTCGCTACTGCCGCTGGTGGACGGCTTTGAGGTGGCCTCCGCCGGCGAGCTGCTCAAAGTCAGGGAAGTCTGTGAGAACGTTCGCGTTCTGTTCGGAGGTCCCGGCAAAAAAGAAGCGGAGCTGGAGCTAGCGCTCAGGCATAATGTCACCTATATCCATGTGGAAAGCCTGCTCGAGCTGAGGCGGATTATCCGGCTGGCCCAAGGGCGGAGCCGGCCGGTGCGCATTTTACTGCGCATCAACCTGAGAACGGCTGCGTTGCCGCAGACCAAAATCGCGATGGGGGGACGTCCTGCTCCTTTCGGGCTGGACGAGCTGCTGATCGAAGAAGCGATCGGCATCATCCGGGAGGAGGGCCGGGGGGCGGTCCGGTTATGCGGTTTCCATTTTCACTCGCTGTCGAATAATTTGCGGGCGGAGCTGCACGCGGAGATGATTGAGCTGTATCTGCTGAAGGCGGAGGAGTGGGCGGAGCGCTATAATCTGGACCTTGAAATCGTTAACGCGGGCGGCGGTTTTGGCGTCTCCTACGATGCTGCGCCGGCGTTCGACTGGCCGCTGTTCACGTCCCTGATCGCGCGGAGTGCAGCGAGGAAGCGGCTTGCCGGGGTGCGGCTATGGTTCGAGCCGGGCCGGCTGATCGTGGCCGAGCACGGCTACTACGCGGCCGAGGTGGTTGACATCAAAATATCGCATGATCAGCACTTTGCCGTGCTGCGGGGAGGCACCCACCATAACCGGCTGCCCGCTTCCTGGGGGCACAATCATCCGTTTGTCATTATGCCGACAGGCAGGTGGGAGCATCCTTTTGCCAGACCGGAGGTCAGGCACGGAAAAGTGACGTTGGTTGGCGAGCTGTGCACGCCGAAAGACCGGCTGCACGCGGATGCCGAAGTGGAATGTTTGCGGGTCGGCGACATCGTTGTTTTTGAGAAGTCCGGCGCCTATTGCTGGACGATCTCTCACCATGATTTTCTCGGTCATCCGCATCCGGAATTTTACTATTTGACGGAAGGAAATGGTCATGCGCACATCGACAATAGAGTCCGGCCTGAAAGCGGCTGA
- a CDS encoding IucA/IucC family protein: MRTSTIESGLKAAESRITADLMNAFLTERFFRLDEELLRPLSAAPARIRRLYGEDGEYGAETKVYAGEIVFLVESGIRLGIQWVQNTPIYKKTADGSWAGLGTAPEQAEAVLRSALSAEAYAQPGVADFLAAVETAVRQLALSLSPERMEQLLAFTPATAYEWFIKGERIAALRDRPFHPTAKAKIGFTGQDSLRYSAEFGEPIRLRWVAVHRDSVVRGCKEEELSCLDVLNAEQRALVEAELSRRGMGPDEYVPMPVHPWQLEHVIAPRFAQEIKDETIVVLDAEAGDFLATSSLRSMAPEAVIEPHAEAGGVSAVLKLPVSVLSLGAARYLPVVKLLNGLVGEKLLRQAVACDETLRGRVYLCEERHWWGYMPAAMGLFDDHPRHLAAQLRLYPPELFVEGCKVIPMSALGVDLGGRHFLSEMMGKPLSAEEVLSFYADLAGMFYDVVMRLFKVGVVPEIHGQNCLLVLKQNQVSGLLFRDHDSVRLHQPYLDKHGIGDPGYRIRPGYSNSLYNETIDKLIFYVQSLGTQVNLASIMEALSGVYAIPESRLWAITGQAWKEALLAAGLPQADRAALYRAIFESREWPVKLVVRPLLEADGVPGAMPSGKGQGRNPFLAEKIFP; encoded by the coding sequence ATGCGCACATCGACAATAGAGTCCGGCCTGAAAGCGGCTGAGTCGCGGATTACCGCCGATTTGATGAATGCTTTTTTGACGGAGCGGTTTTTCCGGTTGGACGAGGAGCTGCTCCGGCCGCTCTCGGCTGCGCCGGCGCGGATTCGGCGGTTATACGGAGAAGATGGAGAATATGGTGCCGAGACCAAGGTTTATGCCGGGGAAATCGTGTTTCTGGTTGAGTCCGGCATCCGCTTGGGAATTCAGTGGGTGCAGAATACCCCCATTTATAAAAAGACTGCCGACGGAAGCTGGGCCGGCTTAGGCACTGCGCCGGAGCAGGCGGAAGCCGTGCTGCGTTCGGCTTTGTCCGCGGAAGCTTACGCACAGCCGGGCGTTGCGGACTTTCTGGCCGCTGTGGAGACGGCGGTTCGGCAGCTAGCGCTCAGCCTGAGTCCGGAACGGATGGAGCAGCTGCTGGCATTCACCCCGGCCACGGCTTACGAGTGGTTCATCAAAGGGGAACGGATCGCCGCTCTGCGCGACCGTCCGTTCCATCCGACGGCCAAAGCCAAAATCGGCTTTACCGGGCAGGACAGCTTGCGGTATTCGGCGGAGTTCGGCGAGCCGATCCGACTTCGCTGGGTAGCGGTGCATAGGGATTCGGTTGTGCGGGGTTGCAAGGAGGAAGAGTTGTCCTGCCTGGATGTGTTGAACGCCGAGCAGCGGGCTTTGGTTGAGGCGGAGCTGAGCCGGCGGGGGATGGGACCGGACGAATACGTGCCGATGCCCGTCCATCCCTGGCAGCTTGAGCATGTGATCGCGCCCCGTTTCGCTCAGGAGATAAAGGACGAGACGATCGTGGTGCTGGATGCGGAGGCCGGCGACTTCCTGGCCACCTCTTCGCTGCGTTCCATGGCGCCGGAAGCCGTGATTGAGCCTCATGCCGAAGCGGGGGGCGTATCGGCCGTGCTAAAGCTGCCGGTCAGCGTGCTGTCGCTGGGAGCTGCCCGTTATTTGCCTGTGGTGAAGCTGCTTAACGGCCTGGTCGGAGAGAAGCTGCTGCGTCAGGCAGTGGCTTGCGATGAGACGCTGCGCGGCCGGGTTTATCTGTGCGAGGAGCGCCATTGGTGGGGCTACATGCCGGCGGCGATGGGGTTGTTCGACGACCACCCGCGCCACCTGGCCGCTCAACTCCGGCTTTATCCGCCGGAGCTATTTGTGGAAGGGTGCAAGGTGATCCCGATGTCCGCGCTTGGCGTGGATTTGGGGGGCCGGCATTTTTTGTCCGAAATGATGGGCAAGCCGCTTTCCGCCGAAGAGGTCTTAAGCTTCTATGCCGACCTGGCCGGCATGTTCTACGATGTGGTGATGCGTCTGTTTAAGGTTGGGGTTGTGCCGGAAATTCACGGACAAAACTGCTTGCTGGTCTTGAAGCAAAATCAAGTGAGCGGACTGCTGTTTCGCGACCACGATTCGGTGCGGCTGCATCAGCCGTACCTGGACAAGCACGGCATTGGGGACCCGGGCTACCGCATACGTCCCGGCTATTCCAACAGCCTGTACAATGAGACGATCGATAAGCTGATATTTTACGTCCAGTCGCTCGGTACGCAGGTAAATCTGGCTTCGATTATGGAAGCCCTGTCCGGCGTGTACGCCATTCCCGAGTCCCGTTTGTGGGCGATCACGGGGCAGGCATGGAAGGAAGCGCTGCTGGCCGCCGGGCTGCCGCAAGCCGACCGCGCCGCGCTGTACCGGGCGATTTTCGAGAGCCGGGAGTGGCCGGTGAAGCTCGTCGTCCGCCCGCTGCTGGAAGCGGATGGGGTGCCGGGTGCGATGCCTTCGGGAAAGGGCCAAGGGCGCAACCCTTTTTTGGCGGAGAAAATTTTCCCTTGA
- a CDS encoding HpcH/HpaI aldolase family protein, with translation MRPNTLKLKINRKQPVFGLIVSIPHPVVVELIGHAEYDFVIIDHEHASTNMERVEELIRAAELAGVTPLVRVSGVERTEILKVLDAGAQGIVIPHVERREQVEEAVRRAYYHPLGMRSLNSGRPGAFAKYPLTDYIREANEAIMIVPMIESAEGIRQSEAILSHPQIGFVLEGAADLSQSLGLPWQTGHPEVRRRLEQLHAASQRCGVPYAAVARSREDMRLWAERGVRIYVLGDDRNTAFRAYLQKRNDYWDAGGWI, from the coding sequence ATGAGACCCAATACGCTGAAATTAAAAATAAACCGGAAGCAGCCGGTGTTCGGACTGATTGTCTCCATTCCGCATCCCGTTGTTGTCGAGCTGATCGGCCATGCTGAATATGATTTTGTCATCATTGATCACGAGCACGCCTCCACGAATATGGAGCGCGTCGAGGAACTGATCCGCGCCGCCGAGCTGGCGGGTGTCACCCCGCTTGTCCGCGTTTCGGGCGTGGAACGCACCGAAATACTGAAGGTGCTGGACGCGGGCGCCCAGGGCATCGTCATCCCCCATGTGGAGCGGCGGGAGCAGGTGGAGGAGGCGGTCCGCCGGGCGTATTACCATCCGCTCGGAATGCGCAGCCTGAACAGCGGCCGGCCGGGCGCGTTCGCCAAGTATCCGCTGACCGACTACATCCGCGAAGCCAATGAAGCCATTATGATTGTACCGATGATCGAAAGCGCGGAAGGCATCCGGCAAAGCGAAGCCATTTTGTCCCATCCGCAGATCGGCTTTGTGCTGGAAGGGGCGGCGGACTTGTCGCAATCCCTCGGATTGCCGTGGCAAACCGGGCACCCGGAGGTGCGGCGGCGGCTGGAGCAATTGCATGCGGCGTCGCAACGGTGCGGGGTTCCGTACGCGGCGGTGGCCAGAAGCAGGGAGGACATGCGGCTGTGGGCGGAGCGAGGCGTACGCATCTATGTGCTGGGAGACGACAGAAACACGGCATTCCGCGCATATCTGCAAAAGCGGAATGACTATTGGGACGCGGGTGGATGGATATGA
- a CDS encoding IS110 family transposase: MQSTTKFVGLDVSKEKISVAIADASGETPRYYGSIPHTPAALRKLIKELGPAETLSFCYEAGPTGYETYRWITSMGAHCVVIAPSLIPKRPGDHVKTDRRDAEQLARLFRAGELTPVYVPEREDEALRELVRAREAAKEDAHRARQRILKFLLRHHIEPPATIKRRWTRKYRSWLEQLTFPYEPMQVAFDEMLHTLNEIEQRMGRLEKALVQQATVGSKATLIRVLQSLRGIGLLTAVTLAAEIGSFTRFRSPAQLMAYLGLVPRESSTGLSTRRGSMTKAGNGRLRRSLVESAWSYRHRPAVKGDLAKRLDGMPADIQLLSWKAQERLHYKYRHLIFGKNKHKNVAVGAVARELTGFIWAVARTVEQPVAN, encoded by the coding sequence ATGCAGTCTACCACAAAATTCGTCGGTTTAGATGTATCCAAAGAAAAAATTTCGGTTGCTATTGCAGATGCAAGCGGTGAAACTCCTCGCTATTACGGGAGCATTCCTCACACCCCGGCGGCGCTGCGCAAGCTGATCAAAGAACTGGGACCGGCCGAAACGCTATCGTTTTGTTATGAGGCAGGTCCGACAGGTTACGAAACCTATCGCTGGATCACCTCCATGGGAGCCCATTGCGTTGTCATTGCTCCGTCGCTTATTCCCAAACGCCCTGGCGATCACGTGAAGACGGATCGACGGGACGCCGAGCAGCTTGCCCGTCTGTTTCGTGCAGGAGAATTGACTCCTGTCTACGTCCCGGAGCGGGAAGACGAGGCTTTGCGGGAGTTGGTTCGCGCCCGGGAGGCCGCCAAAGAGGACGCGCATCGGGCACGCCAGCGGATATTGAAGTTCCTGCTCCGCCATCACATCGAACCGCCGGCTACGATAAAGCGTCGTTGGACCCGGAAGTACCGTTCCTGGCTGGAGCAACTGACATTCCCTTATGAGCCCATGCAAGTAGCCTTCGACGAGATGCTCCATACCTTAAATGAGATCGAGCAGCGGATGGGGCGTTTGGAAAAAGCCTTGGTTCAGCAAGCCACGGTCGGCTCCAAGGCAACTCTGATTCGGGTGCTTCAGTCCCTGCGTGGGATTGGACTACTGACGGCCGTCACTCTAGCTGCTGAGATCGGTTCATTTACTCGCTTCCGCTCCCCGGCCCAACTCATGGCGTATTTAGGGTTGGTTCCTCGTGAGAGTTCAACCGGCCTGAGTACTCGGCGCGGAAGTATGACCAAAGCCGGTAACGGGCGCTTGCGCCGATCCTTGGTGGAATCCGCCTGGAGCTACCGTCATCGGCCTGCGGTGAAAGGAGATCTCGCCAAGCGTTTGGATGGCATGCCGGCCGATATACAACTGTTGTCGTGGAAAGCGCAAGAAAGATTGCATTACAAATACCGTCATCTCATTTTTGGAAAGAACAAACACAAAAATGTGGCCGTAGGCGCGGTGGCCAGGGAGCTAACCGGGTTCATATGGGCTGTTGCTCGAACGGTGGAACAACCGGTGGCTAACTAA
- a CDS encoding SWIM zinc finger family protein, with the protein MIEITETWIDSLAPNSAAIKNGQDLNRKGKYIELHRSADGQVLFGLCAGSGKTPYAPSADFAVPDKPVMRCSCPSRQFPCKHVLGLLYAYAEGKPFMEAEVPADLAAKREKAGKREEKKAQEAAAGADAKPKKVNKSALKKKIAAQLEGLELLEKLTQSLIRRGLGTLDAKELKVIQEHMKQMKSHYLAGAQIQLGKLLLILSERQNPEQAYSLAVEQLAVIHAFIKKGRAHLSARLEDPELALDHESSIEEWLGHAWQLTELKEAGLAAPGTELIQLAFLSYDDAARQEYVDCGYWIQPDSGEIHYTVQYRPYKAAKLIREEDSFFEVAVVPELYRYPGDLNRRIRFESMTARALEEQDLGQIRRCAAPSFAETVKRVKNQLKNPLGDSNPVVLLAVAKVVADSEGRLFIADAQGDTLELRDVLDDGTVQLMKFLPDEHLQDIAVLGMFQHDSLSGRLTVQPLSILSQQELIRLLY; encoded by the coding sequence TTGATTGAGATTACGGAAACTTGGATCGACTCACTGGCCCCGAATAGCGCGGCGATTAAGAACGGCCAGGATTTAAACAGAAAAGGCAAGTATATCGAGCTGCACCGGTCCGCGGATGGACAGGTGCTATTTGGCTTGTGTGCGGGAAGCGGAAAGACACCTTACGCGCCATCCGCGGATTTCGCCGTTCCCGACAAACCGGTGATGCGCTGCAGCTGTCCGAGCCGGCAATTCCCGTGCAAACATGTATTGGGTCTCTTGTATGCCTATGCGGAAGGAAAGCCATTCATGGAGGCGGAAGTGCCCGCGGATCTGGCGGCCAAACGGGAGAAAGCCGGAAAGCGGGAAGAGAAGAAAGCGCAGGAAGCCGCTGCCGGAGCCGATGCCAAGCCGAAAAAAGTCAATAAATCAGCGCTGAAGAAAAAAATCGCGGCCCAGCTGGAAGGGCTGGAGCTGCTCGAGAAGTTAACGCAATCTTTGATCCGGCGCGGACTCGGGACCTTGGATGCCAAGGAGCTTAAAGTGATTCAGGAACATATGAAGCAAATGAAAAGCCACTATTTGGCCGGCGCGCAAATTCAGCTTGGCAAGCTGCTGCTGATCTTGTCGGAGCGGCAAAATCCGGAGCAAGCCTATTCGTTGGCCGTCGAGCAGCTTGCCGTCATTCATGCCTTCATTAAAAAAGGCAGAGCGCATCTGTCCGCAAGGCTGGAAGATCCCGAGCTGGCGCTGGACCATGAGTCTTCCATCGAGGAATGGCTAGGGCATGCCTGGCAGCTGACCGAACTGAAGGAGGCGGGATTGGCCGCTCCGGGAACCGAGCTGATTCAGCTGGCCTTTTTAAGCTATGATGATGCTGCCCGGCAGGAATACGTCGACTGCGGTTATTGGATTCAGCCGGATAGCGGGGAAATTCATTATACGGTACAGTACCGTCCCTATAAAGCGGCGAAATTGATACGAGAAGAAGACAGCTTTTTCGAGGTGGCCGTCGTGCCGGAGCTTTACCGCTACCCCGGCGATCTGAACCGGCGCATCCGCTTCGAATCGATGACCGCCAGAGCTTTGGAAGAGCAGGATCTGGGCCAAATTCGCCGCTGCGCCGCTCCATCTTTCGCCGAGACCGTCAAACGGGTCAAAAACCAGCTAAAAAATCCGCTGGGCGATTCTAACCCGGTCGTGCTGCTGGCTGTAGCAAAGGTAGTCGCCGATTCGGAAGGCCGGCTGTTTATTGCCGACGCACAAGGGGACACGCTGGAGCTTCGCGATGTATTGGACGACGGAACCGTTCAGCTTATGAAATTTTTGCCGGATGAGCACCTTCAGGACATCGCCGTGCTGGGGATGTTTCAACATGATTCCCTAAGCGGCCGGCTAACGGTTCAGCCGCTCAGTATTTTAAGCCAACAAGAGCTGATACGATTGCTTTATTAG
- a CDS encoding HEAT repeat domain-containing protein — protein MSQAILFELNDEIRRLYIAGSDLASGDYRLKRLVPALQQLGERAPVFKKLAEGTASLIAEDSGADSARRLQDVNLLLQSVLRTQGKGSTAGETVMLHNKPVSLKTFASFRKLSAVRHALTTRGGGRHEIIVEAFRDGLFQDLRLLPFALEALNDPYAEIADFAMTDILPSYGAEIVPHLIRSFEPAGGKLEARKLTVIARSGGEQARPVIYEAAVSGSDEVRTTAIRLLAGYAEYEGALLEFSRDKKKSIREAAYQALADSDSASAAERLYEASKGKDSELVGPALNRSRSERLNRWLARDFAKLIQSVEAGVADREKTQESSMLARRYFWALHHKTMPELEEIYLRVLRNYTHYAYTLGWTFLTNAALQYITKTGSGEGRELVRAAIKIELKKTAGTNTYVRETFVKAQSALPPEHLYEEYAGILQDRLAASSVSKSANYCKHLLDTLEGLVIDRRYREAEPVWTSERRSYAYYVEMPSPEQIAAAWDPRWLDHFIALNHLALVSAFARPGHEAAASYLLAKLGKSPEFRNRFANLAAMGLVRAGIPEKELHEALIRALEDERNTECHEIEPFLFDQLCRLPASYADRIRKAMPKFVGSSVEQLGYILKTMESSI, from the coding sequence ATGAGTCAGGCCATATTGTTTGAGCTGAACGATGAAATCCGGCGCCTTTATATTGCCGGCAGCGATCTGGCGTCCGGGGATTATAGATTGAAACGGTTGGTTCCGGCTTTGCAGCAGTTGGGAGAACGGGCTCCGGTATTTAAAAAACTGGCCGAAGGCACCGCGTCTTTAATTGCCGAAGACAGTGGAGCGGATTCGGCCCGGCGGCTGCAGGACGTCAATCTTCTCCTTCAGTCGGTGCTGCGCACCCAGGGCAAAGGTTCCACCGCGGGCGAGACGGTTATGCTGCACAACAAACCCGTTTCCTTAAAGACGTTCGCATCCTTCCGGAAATTGTCCGCGGTCCGCCATGCGCTTACCACCCGGGGCGGCGGGCGCCATGAAATCATCGTCGAAGCGTTCCGCGATGGATTGTTTCAGGATCTTCGCCTGCTTCCGTTTGCCTTGGAAGCGTTGAACGACCCTTATGCGGAAATTGCCGATTTTGCGATGACGGACATTTTGCCGTCTTATGGCGCTGAAATCGTGCCGCATCTGATCCGAAGCTTTGAGCCCGCCGGAGGGAAGCTTGAAGCGCGCAAGCTGACCGTTATCGCAAGGAGCGGCGGCGAACAAGCGCGGCCTGTCATTTATGAGGCCGCCGTTTCGGGTTCCGATGAAGTGCGGACGACGGCGATTCGTCTGCTTGCGGGGTACGCCGAATATGAAGGGGCTTTGCTCGAATTCAGCCGCGACAAGAAGAAGAGCATTCGCGAAGCGGCGTATCAGGCGCTGGCGGACAGCGACTCGGCAAGCGCGGCCGAACGTCTGTATGAGGCTTCCAAAGGCAAAGACAGCGAACTGGTAGGCCCGGCGTTAAACCGAAGCCGATCGGAACGGTTGAACAGGTGGCTGGCCAGGGATTTTGCCAAACTGATTCAATCTGTGGAGGCGGGCGTAGCGGATAGGGAGAAAACGCAGGAAAGCTCGATGTTGGCGAGACGCTATTTCTGGGCGCTTCACCATAAAACGATGCCTGAGCTGGAGGAGATTTATTTAAGAGTTCTACGGAACTATACTCACTATGCTTACACGCTTGGCTGGACTTTTTTAACGAACGCAGCGCTGCAGTACATAACCAAAACCGGCTCCGGCGAGGGGCGCGAGCTTGTCAGGGCTGCGATAAAAATCGAACTGAAAAAAACGGCGGGAACGAACACGTATGTGCGTGAAACCTTTGTTAAGGCGCAGTCCGCATTGCCTCCGGAACACTTGTATGAGGAGTATGCCGGCATTCTGCAAGACCGGTTGGCTGCTTCGTCCGTCAGCAAAAGCGCCAACTACTGCAAGCACTTGCTCGATACGTTGGAAGGTTTGGTCATTGACCGCAGGTATCGGGAAGCGGAGCCGGTATGGACGAGTGAACGGAGGAGCTATGCATATTACGTGGAAATGCCGTCGCCGGAGCAAATCGCCGCAGCATGGGACCCGCGCTGGCTGGATCATTTCATTGCCCTCAATCATCTGGCCTTGGTCAGCGCTTTCGCCCGGCCGGGACATGAGGCTGCCGCTTCCTATTTGCTTGCTAAGCTGGGCAAATCGCCGGAATTTCGCAACCGTTTTGCCAATTTGGCGGCCATGGGGCTGGTTCGCGCGGGAATCCCGGAGAAAGAGCTGCATGAAGCGCTCATCCGGGCTTTGGAAGACGAGCGGAATACGGAATGCCACGAAATCGAACCGTTTCTGTTCGACCAGCTTTGCCGTCTTCCCGCCTCCTATG